The following nucleotide sequence is from Pedobacter sp. PACM 27299.
CGAAAACCTATGTTCAAAGAAATCATTGAAACAGGGGTTCGATGGGAAGATGGAACTACATTGGATGCTGAGGTTATTTTTTGGAATACTGGTTTCCGCCATTCATTAAATCACCTTGCTCCCTTAAAGTTAATGAATGATAAAAATGGAATTGAAATGTCTGGAAAGCTGGCCACACAGGTCGTTAAAGACCCACGTATCCACCTCACCGGATATGGTCCATCAGCATCTACTATTGGCGCAAATCGTGCCGGCCGGACTGCAGCTATAGAGCTGATCGAATTTCTTGAATTGTAAACTAGTATATATTACCTTATTTCCACGCTAACTCATCGCCGCCAAATTCGTCTTCATCGATCAGCCTTTTTCCCAATCCTGATCATTTAGATTTTTAGTTTCCATAGTCATTATGATTTAATAAAATAAAATCTACAAACTTTCGTAGCTGTAATTTTGAGCGTTTAACTTTGTATTTAGTGGATTTACCCACTTGACTCAACTAATTTAGCTATTATCTTTAAAATTACCATATTCAGCTAAGTACTCCTCAGCCGTTTAAATTTAGATCTTAATACCTCTTTTCACCTATTTTGAGGTAATTGTCTTTTAGCATTTACTCTTCTTTCTCCTTGGCGCTCATAATGAAGAATTTCTGAAATATTTACAATATGATTATTAGATCACTCATAGGTGATTGATAGGTCCTTACTTAGTCAAACTGACCTATCAAAGCCAATTTAAAGTCCTGGTAATGTTTAATTTAATTAGTCATGAATAACAATTTATACCGAATGGATTCTATAACTTCTCTTTATAAATTATTGAAAAGCTTTAAACTCATCACTGCCGGAACAGATAAAAAATTTTACAATGCAGCCGTTTCTTACAATAAAAAGCAGGCGCTGCCGGGAAGCTATCCAAACATCAGTATGGATTATACAAAAGCACTGCTGAGCATGGGAAACCTTTTAACCGCAGCTAAAACAGGGATTTCCAGCCAGGAAGATGGTATCGAATTCAAATGAGAAGTTCCCGCAGATCTAGCGCAGGAACGTAGAAATGATCGCGCTATGTTATTGATTTATTTTCCAGATGCTGGTACCTCTAGCTATATGCGGAGCGAGAAAACACGAAGGACGAGAAGTGGTTTACATTCCAAAAAACATACTGAAAACCATATAAAGGCCTATATTTCTTTTATGAATGAGGATCATTTCCTCAGCACCTATTTATAATTACACCTGCTTAGCTTCTCCCTCCTGAGCGTTCAATCATTTTACGAACGTTGTTGTTAAGGCTATCCTAGCTGTGATGGTGCCACTCCAAATTCTTTTTTGAAAGCAAAAGAAAAATGAGACAAATTTTCAAAGCCTAGTTCGATATAAATATCAGATGGACGGGATTTACCATGAGTAATCAGATAATGAGCTTGTTTCAACCTCCGCTTTTGCAGCCATGTTCTAGGAGATAGCTGAAATATCTTTTGGAAATCCCGCTTAAAAGTGGCTAAACTACGACCTGTAAGAAAAGCAAAACGCTCCAGCTTCACATTGAAATGGTAGTTCTTTTGCATAAACGCTTCCAGATTTATTTTATGAGGGGCTGATAAATCAAAAAGCACCTGTTTTAGCTGCTTGTCGTAAGCAAATAGCAACTGCAAAGCTTCATGTTGCTTTAATTTTAACAATTCAGGGGCATTGTTTTCTAAGAGCTGGCGATATTGTAATAAAGACTCCATAAAATAACGCAGATGCGGAGCCTGAGACAGCTCGATAAATGATGGCGTTTCTAGTTTCTCCTTTAACACAAAGCCCTCATGAACAATAGCTTCCCGCAGCAATTCATCATCTAATAAAATCGACAGCGATTTGAATTCCTCCTTCTCCAATGGTTTCTTTTCAAACTTTAGCAAGTGGTTTTTCCTGGCCAGATAAACATCTCCTTTTTTGAATGTTCTGCGCAGTGTACCATCATTCAATTCCATTTCACCAGATACGATCATTCCCAGGCTATGCTGAGAAACAAACTGCTCTCCTTCTCTAAAGGAATTGAAATGACAGGAATAATTGATGTATTTAATAGTTTCTGCCATAATCATATCAAATAGTTGTATTCCTTAGTAATTAAATAGAAAGCATCTTGCCTAAAAACTGGCAAGATGCTTAAATATATAAATCTTTATCTTTACTTAAATCAATATGGTTTTAGGCTCCAAATATTCCTCTAAGCCAAAAACACCAAATTCCCTTCCGATACCAGACTGTTTAAAACCACCAAACGGCGCTAAGGGATCGTGCTTGAAACCGTTGATACAAACGCGGCCAGCATCTATCTGTGAAGCTATACGTAATGCCCTGCTTTCATCGGCAGAACTAATATAGGCAGCCAAACCGTAGGTCGTATCATTGGCAATAACGACAGCTTCTGCTTCATTTTCATAGGGAATAATGGAAAGCACCGGTCCGAAGATCTCTTCTTGTGCAATGCGCATATCATTACGGACATCCGTAAATATAGTGGCCTTCACAAAGTTTCCGTCTTCCAGACCATCAGGTTTACCGGTTCCACCAGTCAACAACGTTGCCCCTTCACTTAAACCAAGCGAGATATATTCCTGCACACGCTCGTATTGCTTAACAGAAACCATCGGCCCAACGTTTGTATTTTCATTGGCAGGAAAACCAACTACAACACTTTCGGCAGCAGCTTTGGCAAGCTGGTTCGCAAGTTCTAATTTAGCTTTCGGCACCAGCAAACGCGTAGGTGCAATACAGGCCTGTCCACTATTCATATAGGCTCCAAATACAGCTTGAGAAATAGCTTTTTCAAAATCTGCGTCTTCCAATATGATATTAGGTGATTTCCCGCCAAGTTCCAATGTCACCCTTTTTACAGTATCAGCTGCCATTTGGGCGATTCTTTTTCCAGTTATTGTCGAACCTGTAAAAGATATTTTTGCCACATCGGGATGTGTGACGATTTCAGTACCAACTACCCCCCCTAAACCGTTCACCAAGTTGAATAAACCCTTTGGCAAATTCGCTTCGTGGAAACATTCAAGAAGCAGTGCAGTCTGCAAACCACTCATTTCACTGGGCTTCACGACTACTGTACAACCGGCAGCAACTGCAGCGGCTAGTTTACTACAGATAAAACTATTGCTGGAGTTCCATGGAGTGATCATTCCTACCACACCAACTGCTGTCATCTCTACCAAAGTATTGTTACCGACTTTCCGTTGAAATTTAAAATCTTTCAGGGTAGCGATCATATCGTCGAATGCAGAAATGGCATTTTGTACACTCATGGTACAAAATTGCCTTGTCCCTCCATATTCAAGAATCATCACTTCTATGAGCTCCTGTTTTCTCTTGCTCAGCGCATTTTTTAACCTTTCCAGGATGGCTATTCTTTCTGCAATACTGCTCAACGAAGCAATCTTGAAAGCATTTTTGGCCGCAATAATAGCAAGTTGAGCATCTTTGACCTCACCTAAGGTTAACTCCCCAATTTTTTGATGATTGCTCGGATTGATTAATTCGAAAACTTCAGTCCCTTGTAATGCTACAAATTCACCATTGATATAAGCCTTATTTAATTGTTTCATGTTCTTTTTTTAACAAAGTTCATAGAAAAAACAACGACTTACTTTGTTGTACAGCTCAAAAACACTTTGTTCTGCAGCTCATCCATGCGCATATAAAGTTCCAGTCCCATAAAAGAAAAACAGTGTTGCTTTCGTAAAAACAACACTGTCCATAAAATTTATGCAAAAGCAAAGCACATGGCTTTACTTAGGATATCGGAAGATTCAAATCTAAAATGTTAAAACAACAGACATAGAGTCTGGCTGCAGGTATAAATCTTCTCCACAGTTGCAACGAAGATTTATAAAATCAAAATTATTGGTATTACAAGAAAAACAGAAATCAGGCAGCACGTTTCTTCTGTAGAATTTCAAGGTTTTGATTTTGTTGAATAACAGTTCAACCTCCTCATAAGTAAAAAGACTGTTTTTAAAATCAATCGTATTTTTTACTTCCGAAGGTGTTCTCCCATTGGTTTTAAGGTGTTCAATTAATAATAAACACTGCAAAGGCATGAATACATTCTCTGGTTTTTTACTAAAAGAAAAAGATGTTCCCTGGAACTGTTTTACTCTGGTTTTATAATACGAATGATGTGGATGTGCAGTATGAAGGTCTTCCAGAATATAGATAGCGTCCTCTTTTAAATAGGGCAAGCTCTCAATTAAAGATATTTTTTGATGTAAAGGATCGTGACTTCCATCTTCAATTAAAACATCAATCTGGCTACCTATCGACTTTAAAATAGAATGATAACCAGCAGCATCACTCTGATCAGCCTGGAAATATTTAATATGGTTGTCTTTTGGCCAGGAAGGGATCTCCTCCACAATGTCAAGACCAAAAATATTCGCACTAGGATAACGCTCTCTCCAATATCTGATAGAATCTCCTTTAAAAACTCCAATTTCTAAGACGTTTTTCGCTTCTTTTGGTAGTAATTCTTCATAGAAGTTGATGTATTTATGCCAGAAAATTTTATCCGAGATAGGCGAAGTGTTCATGTATTGATGTTTTATAGGTTTATTTGTTCGGCGAATTTATAAAAAAAACAGGTACGAATATTATTTTTCAAATTAACTTACCAAACCTAAACATTTTACGTCCCTCTTTTCTGAACTTTAAATTCGCTCAAAAAAGAGTGGCTTAGAGCAAAAAAACAGTATTTCATAGATTTCAAGCCTTTCAACACTTCCAACCTGGCCTCTCTCAAGGTGGCTATTAAGTCTATGTTCTGTCAAATTAACAATTAAAACATCTGATGTTTAGACACCTACCATACCTTTGAAACATCAGATGTTTAAATATGAATAAAACGATAAAACTTTCCGACAAGGTCATCATAGAGATCAAGAAAGACATCGCCTCTGGCAAACTCAAAAAAGGAGAAAAGATCCCCGCAGAACCGGAATTAATGGAACATTACGGAGTGGGACGCTCTACCATCCGCGAAGCGATAAAAACATTATCCATTTCAGGTATACTTAGAGTACAGCAGGGATCCGGCACTTTTGTAGTGTCCAAAATAAAAGATGAAACCCTCTCCCAACGATTAAAAAGAGCGGATTTTGAAGAAATCAACAGCGTGCGTGCGCTATTAGAAAAGGAAATTGTAAAACTGGCCAGTCAGCACCGAAGCGATGCAGATTTGACGATGATGGAAAACCTACTCCTGCAACGGAAAAAAGCCATTGACGAGCAGCAGCAAAAGAAATGTGCAGAGGCAGATATTGCTTTCCACATCAGCATTGCTAAAGCTTCCGGCAATCAGGTTCTTTCTGATCTGTATGAAAACTTTACGGTGGTCATGCGTAATTTTTTTGAGCTCAGAGATGCCGCAGACATCAAACATTTTAACAGCAGTCAGCATTCACATGAAGCTTTATTTGAAGCCATCAAAAAACAAGATCCAAATCTGGCAGAACAACTCACTATTGACATTTTAAATAACAACTATTAAGCTTTATGAATATTTTACTTTTCACCCTCGTTCTATTGTTGGGGGCTTACCTGGCCGGACTTGCTGGCTCCTTAACCGGCCTTGGCGGTGGTGTAGTCATCATTCCGCTCCTTACCTTAGGCTTTCATGTCGACATCCGTTATGCCATTGGCGCCGCATTAGTGGCTTCTATTGCCACTTCTTCCGGCTCCGCCAGTGCCTATGTAAAAGAAGGGATCACCAACGTCCGACTGGGGATGTTTCTGGAAATTGCCACCACTGCAGGAGCAGTAATGGGTGCAATTCTTGCCATTTATACACCTGTTAACCTGGTCGCCATCCTGTTTGGCGTCATGCTGATTTTTTCAGCAGCCATGACCCTAAGAAAAAAACATGAGGATGCCTTACAGGAAGGCAGTAAACTTTCCTACAAATTGAAATTAAACGGCAGCTATCCCACTAAAGAGGGCGAGGTTTCTTATAAACTAAAGAATATTGGCGGAGGCTTTTCCATCATGACCATCGCAGGCGTACTTTCTGGG
It contains:
- a CDS encoding DUF6266 family protein; translation: MNNNLYRMDSITSLYKLLKSFKLITAGTDKKFYNAAVSYNKKQALPGSYPNISMDYTKALLSMGNLLTAAKTGISSQEDGIEFK
- a CDS encoding class I SAM-dependent methyltransferase yields the protein MNTSPISDKIFWHKYINFYEELLPKEAKNVLEIGVFKGDSIRYWRERYPSANIFGLDIVEEIPSWPKDNHIKYFQADQSDAAGYHSILKSIGSQIDVLIEDGSHDPLHQKISLIESLPYLKEDAIYILEDLHTAHPHHSYYKTRVKQFQGTSFSFSKKPENVFMPLQCLLLIEHLKTNGRTPSEVKNTIDFKNSLFTYEEVELLFNKIKTLKFYRRNVLPDFCFSCNTNNFDFINLRCNCGEDLYLQPDSMSVVLTF
- a CDS encoding helix-turn-helix domain-containing protein, whose product is MAETIKYINYSCHFNSFREGEQFVSQHSLGMIVSGEMELNDGTLRRTFKKGDVYLARKNHLLKFEKKPLEKEEFKSLSILLDDELLREAIVHEGFVLKEKLETPSFIELSQAPHLRYFMESLLQYRQLLENNAPELLKLKQHEALQLLFAYDKQLKQVLFDLSAPHKINLEAFMQKNYHFNVKLERFAFLTGRSLATFKRDFQKIFQLSPRTWLQKRRLKQAHYLITHGKSRPSDIYIELGFENLSHFSFAFKKEFGVAPSQLG
- a CDS encoding sulfite exporter TauE/SafE family protein → MNILLFTLVLLLGAYLAGLAGSLTGLGGGVVIIPLLTLGFHVDIRYAIGAALVASIATSSGSASAYVKEGITNVRLGMFLEIATTAGAVMGAILAIYTPVNLVAILFGVMLIFSAAMTLRKKHEDALQEGSKLSYKLKLNGSYPTKEGEVSYKLKNIGGGFSIMTIAGVLSGLLGIGSGALKVLAMDTAMRVPFRVSTTTSNFMVGVTAAASAVVYLQRGYIDPGIAFPVIIGVLAGAFTGSKLLMRINVKSLKVIFSIAITLIAINMIYNGINHKF
- a CDS encoding FadR/GntR family transcriptional regulator — protein: MNKTIKLSDKVIIEIKKDIASGKLKKGEKIPAEPELMEHYGVGRSTIREAIKTLSISGILRVQQGSGTFVVSKIKDETLSQRLKRADFEEINSVRALLEKEIVKLASQHRSDADLTMMENLLLQRKKAIDEQQQKKCAEADIAFHISIAKASGNQVLSDLYENFTVVMRNFFELRDAADIKHFNSSQHSHEALFEAIKKQDPNLAEQLTIDILNNNY
- a CDS encoding aldehyde dehydrogenase family protein: MKQLNKAYINGEFVALQGTEVFELINPSNHQKIGELTLGEVKDAQLAIIAAKNAFKIASLSSIAERIAILERLKNALSKRKQELIEVMILEYGGTRQFCTMSVQNAISAFDDMIATLKDFKFQRKVGNNTLVEMTAVGVVGMITPWNSSNSFICSKLAAAVAAGCTVVVKPSEMSGLQTALLLECFHEANLPKGLFNLVNGLGGVVGTEIVTHPDVAKISFTGSTITGKRIAQMAADTVKRVTLELGGKSPNIILEDADFEKAISQAVFGAYMNSGQACIAPTRLLVPKAKLELANQLAKAAAESVVVGFPANENTNVGPMVSVKQYERVQEYISLGLSEGATLLTGGTGKPDGLEDGNFVKATIFTDVRNDMRIAQEEIFGPVLSIIPYENEAEAVVIANDTTYGLAAYISSADESRALRIASQIDAGRVCINGFKHDPLAPFGGFKQSGIGREFGVFGLEEYLEPKTILI